A DNA window from Flammeovirga agarivorans contains the following coding sequences:
- a CDS encoding response regulator yields MKHKILLVDDHSVIRHGIRSYFKNLDDFEVIAEADCGERAFKALNAMDVDLIFMDISMQGMDGISATKKIKEHFPHIKVIALSMMMDSSYIKNMIDAGADGYLFKDCKEEEILKAARAVISGDSYYCSSATKNIISSYKDEQSKVATANDPHFLLTAREKEVLRLIIDQATNKEISEQLFISPRTVDAHKRNLLEKTGQRNVAGLVMYAIKNKLFTDLKV; encoded by the coding sequence ATGAAACATAAAATTTTACTTGTAGATGATCATAGTGTAATCCGACACGGAATTCGATCTTATTTTAAAAACTTAGATGATTTTGAAGTAATTGCAGAGGCAGATTGTGGTGAACGAGCATTTAAAGCTCTTAATGCCATGGATGTAGATCTGATTTTTATGGATATCAGTATGCAAGGAATGGATGGAATCAGTGCCACTAAAAAAATCAAAGAACATTTTCCTCATATTAAAGTAATTGCATTGAGCATGATGATGGATAGCAGTTATATTAAAAATATGATTGATGCTGGTGCTGATGGATATTTATTTAAAGATTGTAAGGAGGAAGAAATACTTAAAGCAGCAAGGGCTGTTATCTCAGGAGATTCCTACTATTGTTCTTCTGCTACAAAAAATATTATAAGTAGTTACAAAGATGAACAATCAAAAGTTGCCACCGCTAATGATCCACACTTCTTATTAACTGCAAGAGAAAAGGAAGTTTTGCGTTTAATCATAGACCAAGCTACTAATAAAGAAATATCTGAACAATTATTTATTTCTCCCCGAACTGTAGATGCTCATAAGAGGAATTTATTAGAGAAAACCGGACAAAGAAATGTAGCTGGATTGGTGATGTATGCTATCAAAAACAAGCTGTTTACAGACCTAAAAGTGTAG
- a CDS encoding MFS transporter encodes MSETLEQQVVENSTKKNNTGPFLIMVGLMFIVGFLTVVNQQFQAPLQEALLSEAGKLENTLVTFITFAFFMGYPTMGNIASNWVDNKGHKTTLIRGLLMLIVALGIEALSAKFADLPSVAIGEGQVPQAFFIFIVGSYALGCAMAVLQTVINPFIAVCEVPGTSSVTRLSIAGALNSIGTTVAPFFVASIVFGGVAPQVAQLLLPLSILMVVVGIVAGVLGRIELPNPMASDSGEEIDPSTLTKSIWSFKHLTLGVIAIFVYVGAEVAVGSNIVLHAKQIGVAKETYALMATLYWGSMLVGRLCGSFLAKIPGQTQLLVTSTVALLLTLGGMFTQELWLLVGIGLMHSIMWGAIFALAIDKLGPYTAKGSGALMIGVAGGAVLPWLQGVSADALGDWQMTWTIVVVCEAYLMYYALVGYKSDDVEV; translated from the coding sequence ATGAGTGAAACTTTAGAACAACAAGTTGTGGAAAATTCGACTAAAAAAAATAACACAGGACCATTCCTGATAATGGTAGGTCTAATGTTTATTGTTGGCTTTTTAACTGTAGTTAACCAACAATTCCAAGCGCCTTTACAAGAGGCACTCCTTTCTGAGGCAGGTAAATTAGAAAACACTCTAGTTACTTTCATTACTTTCGCCTTCTTCATGGGTTATCCTACAATGGGTAACATCGCATCTAACTGGGTAGATAACAAAGGACATAAAACGACTTTAATTAGAGGTCTTTTAATGTTAATTGTTGCCTTAGGTATTGAAGCATTATCAGCTAAATTTGCTGATCTACCTTCAGTAGCAATCGGTGAGGGTCAAGTTCCTCAAGCATTCTTTATCTTTATTGTAGGTTCTTATGCTTTAGGTTGTGCAATGGCTGTATTACAAACTGTAATTAACCCATTCATCGCTGTTTGTGAAGTACCAGGTACTTCTTCTGTAACTCGTTTAAGTATTGCAGGTGCATTAAACTCTATTGGTACAACAGTAGCTCCTTTCTTCGTAGCTAGTATTGTATTTGGTGGTGTTGCTCCTCAAGTAGCTCAATTGTTATTACCACTTTCTATCCTTATGGTAGTAGTAGGTATTGTAGCAGGTGTTTTAGGTAGAATTGAATTACCTAACCCAATGGCTTCTGATTCTGGTGAGGAAATTGATCCTTCAACTTTAACAAAATCTATCTGGAGTTTCAAACACTTAACTTTAGGTGTAATTGCTATCTTCGTTTATGTAGGTGCTGAGGTTGCAGTAGGATCGAACATCGTTTTACATGCAAAACAAATTGGTGTAGCAAAAGAAACTTACGCTTTAATGGCGACTTTATATTGGGGTTCAATGTTAGTTGGCCGTTTATGTGGTTCATTCTTAGCAAAAATCCCAGGTCAAACTCAATTATTAGTAACTTCAACAGTAGCATTATTACTTACTTTAGGTGGTATGTTTACTCAAGAATTATGGTTATTAGTAGGTATCGGTTTAATGCACTCAATCATGTGGGGAGCTATCTTTGCTTTAGCAATTGATAAACTAGGCCCTTACACTGCAAAAGGTTCTGGTGCATTAATGATTGGTGTAGCTGGTGGCGCTGTTCTTCCTTGGTTACAAGGTGTGAGTGCAGATGCATTAGGCGACTGGCAAATGACTTGGACTATTGTAGTAGTTTGTGAAGCTTACTTAATGTACTACGCTTTAGTTGGATATAAATCTGATGATGTAGAAGTTTAA